The Mycolicibacterium hassiacum DSM 44199 genome includes a window with the following:
- a CDS encoding ABC transporter permease codes for MAVPAVATPAAPAARSVGGARPHPLVAAIVAVLVAATGIPIGYVLWGIVSVGWHRAYELVVRPRVADLLFNTVALVLVTVPLCVLIGVGVAWLVERTDLPGRALWRPLFVAPLAVPAFVNSYAWVGVVPSLHGLWAGVLVTTLSYFPFLYLPVAATLRRLDPAVEESARALGSNTFEVFFRVVLPQLRLAILGGGLLIALHLLAEYGAFAMVRFETFTVAIFQQFQVNFDGAAGSMLASVLVALCVLLLVAEAAARGPARFARIGSGAQRTATPIHLRHSVIPATLALTALAVLSIGVPLWTLLRWLWIGGTGVWDIGDITSSLSQTIGLAATAAVITTMLAYPVAWVAVRSSGFLARAVEGANYVTSSLPGIVTALALVTVAIQLARPLYQSMPLIVFAYVLLFMPRALINVRAGLAQVPPGLEEASRSLGASPAATFLRVTLRLTAPAAAAGASLVFVAVATELTATLLLAPTGTNTLAMRFWSLSSELDYAAAAPYALVLVVLAIPVTVILFRQSTKAAAL; via the coding sequence GTGGCTGTCCCCGCCGTCGCGACCCCCGCCGCCCCGGCCGCACGGTCGGTCGGCGGCGCCCGGCCACATCCGCTCGTCGCGGCGATCGTCGCCGTGCTGGTGGCCGCGACGGGTATCCCGATCGGCTACGTGCTGTGGGGCATCGTGTCGGTCGGCTGGCACCGCGCCTACGAGTTGGTGGTCCGGCCCCGGGTGGCCGATCTGCTGTTCAACACGGTCGCGCTGGTGCTCGTCACCGTGCCGCTGTGCGTGCTGATCGGGGTCGGGGTGGCCTGGCTGGTGGAGCGCACCGACCTGCCGGGCCGGGCGCTGTGGCGTCCGTTGTTCGTTGCCCCGCTGGCGGTCCCGGCATTCGTCAACAGCTACGCCTGGGTCGGTGTGGTGCCGTCACTGCACGGGCTGTGGGCCGGGGTGCTGGTGACCACGCTGTCCTACTTCCCGTTCCTGTACCTGCCGGTCGCGGCGACACTGCGCCGGCTGGATCCCGCGGTCGAGGAATCCGCGCGGGCGCTCGGCTCCAACACCTTCGAGGTGTTCTTCCGGGTGGTGTTGCCGCAGCTGCGACTGGCGATTCTCGGCGGCGGCCTGCTGATCGCGCTGCATCTGCTGGCCGAGTACGGCGCGTTCGCCATGGTGCGGTTCGAGACCTTCACCGTGGCGATCTTCCAGCAGTTCCAGGTGAACTTCGACGGCGCCGCCGGCAGCATGCTGGCCAGCGTGCTGGTCGCGCTGTGCGTGCTGCTGCTGGTCGCCGAGGCCGCCGCGCGCGGCCCGGCCCGCTTCGCCCGCATCGGCTCCGGCGCGCAACGGACCGCCACACCGATCCACCTGCGCCACAGCGTCATCCCCGCCACCCTGGCACTCACCGCGCTGGCGGTGCTGTCGATCGGGGTGCCGCTGTGGACGCTGCTGCGCTGGCTGTGGATCGGCGGCACCGGGGTGTGGGACATCGGCGACATCACCAGCTCGCTGAGCCAGACCATCGGCCTGGCGGCCACCGCCGCGGTGATCACCACCATGCTGGCCTACCCGGTCGCCTGGGTCGCGGTGCGCTCCAGCGGCTTTCTCGCCCGCGCCGTCGAGGGCGCGAACTACGTGACCAGTTCCCTGCCCGGCATCGTCACCGCGCTGGCCCTGGTCACGGTCGCGATTCAGCTCGCCCGCCCGCTCTATCAGAGCATGCCGCTGATCGTGTTCGCCTATGTGCTGCTGTTCATGCCACGGGCCCTGATCAACGTCCGCGCCGGGCTCGCCCAGGTGCCCCCCGGCCTGGAGGAGGCGTCCCGCTCGCTGGGCGCGTCGCCGGCCGCGACGTTCCTGCGGGTGACGTTGCGGCTCACCGCGCCCGCCGCGGCCGCCGGGGCGTCGCTGGTGTTCGTCGCGGTGGCCACCGAACTGACCGCCACCCTGCTGCTCGCCCCGACCGGCACCAACACGTTGGCGATGCGGTTCTGGTCGCTGTCCAGCGAGCTCGACTACGCGGCGGCCGCGCCGTACGCACTGGTGCTGGTCGTCCTGGCGATACCGGTGACGGTCATCCTGTTCCGCCAGTCGACGAAGGCGGCCGCGCTATGA